The following coding sequences are from one Granulicella arctica window:
- a CDS encoding DUF7948 domain-containing protein, whose product MASVRQILLFVVLPFSLPLLTGSASGEVKKSSPSSYTDRQWTLPLAFEQNEDQMPDGIGFIGRTQRYSVGIGRKDLRFSIPGDRTSSSVVLSLKGSDAGAPIGITPVPFLTNYYLGSDPSKYRHGIRNYSRVGLSRVYPGIDAEFYAAGDAIEHDFIVAPDANADLIAMQLRGASRTTLSSRGEVLISVESGELRFKKPVAYQESAAGKRIEVAATFLLEQTIDGQDLRFKLGTYDHSKKLIIDPVIVYSSFVAGTAGSTASAIATDPINGIFIAGTTTSAANTFAPTPVTSTATPITPVANCGTASCANNAFIANFSNNGSGIALQWITYVGATDPASTIAVSSIVENTAGVYIGGYTNDSAIAAGPATTASNPSTAGGYVGYISTLAPTTGTLTATALVYTDADPASANSNSVQTLALDGSGSLYAAGTLGSKTTAALVLTPSADAFPITPIMTAQVNAPPSPQVPSLPGNAYVLRVSTASSFSDSSINHLVIPAYFSYIQNTSQINGIAVDALGSIYLGGQTLGSFSLPNATATNSDTGGTTFDAFELTFQDVTVSPATSNSSVVTGFSWIDGNKDDTVAGLAIDLAGNSYLFGNTASTNLATTAGAIQGTGVDTVANGFIAQLPPAQLASTPPLIPVNGVPPTVLTYLGGSGSTDTISAGTYANGTLFITGQTDAPAITAAPATAFAGVVTTTGTSSTPFVPQAMVFGMDATTVAPAGSKRGYLALLNSTLTAVNYVANIGGAGISDSVAGVALDNESNAYIVANIGYDSVTASTPPFTPYTAYQTISPATSSNSSAYLAEVASAGLSANLTFAALTPGSPMPATIGFPDANNASTVVYTWTLTQAPSTTSAIAPANVVIQIPAPSDPALVYTSVTITDVTNSAVPAITCPLEPQGAYCVIPSYPQMTPGTNDQLNLVVNAKVVADPAGSTITVIANLFTAASEYYSAPQVSQTLSALLSITPGATFGASTASAISNPTGTQSTQVTYAFTVANAAGAGESKNTSFTLDPSALTALPTGLNLSVPTTTLSGVTNTPTCTSTGCTGIDLPGGASLTYTVVGTYPDSAVSSTSASSLISSAFVVSSSGYQSTVPNQSITANTTVQRSVHLALTTSFSALPIGQLGYNLKVPLTYMVLITNSGPSTSSGHDQLTLTLPAGFTATGGAEITCLTSFTTCTIPIIPAGSSVTYTLTGSFPDTSANMSVNGIGSAGLQAENFSAAATLNLGFAVETGGPPTDYISSNSIMVQRTANLTISTHSLTPLLTTASCSSGAPGSCVYMHNSGDTADQLGYAVTIDNAGPDTATGVILTIDLPIAPPTPTQTPAQHPLPVLNPTKAFGTPDFGTMLSCTIPASTNQYVCTGNIPVGTSVATISGSGTFDSATVPLSTATITTGSAGGTLGSIVITENANGAPAPLTLPSIEIDRAAHLVITKTVTLSGTKPLSPINLDENSSSTTCGVNDCFTAALQIANTPLNDVPGVTLTDVLPNYFRFVQLPSAAANCTIGGVAPTLAYRTQALPVAMMCAIGTVSAGSSAVPPPVPPPPFTLTYTGKFVDNGINADITGTMPSKQSLVNPVTSLQSAVATTTLAIDPSPSALPNNHSAASPIAIERLTHLVLRKTRNDSVATAPSTFVLAYPNLDEKTSATPFGTNDEIEYDVAVGNAGPNIAVGVQFTEQLPPYFTLINYYLASGVSLNPDTGANMAPASQLPHNNLLCFSDAPGGTPLTMPYQTGAAGKSIVCSYGTPASGAPTSPNYQSLPVGSSKSGAPDNATSIEFIYQGKYQDNAPGIDNLGLNVSSTQITSQPGESTTSSTLEVDTDLDNKSIPVPAYSIQRAAHLTLVGTPRQLTIAEQELPSLPNMPSMIAQAAPSSLPNTSPVYNCIRYKVLIQNSGPNIARQPQLTIVKPTGITLAAAPTVSTTTPDSSVLPDACAYTPGAAIGSVIPSSAGIAPTSQVAGNTLVVDIDGYFGLNTLVGRNAQTGFNISYSGLADQGVSDTVKTSTFSALTGGSVTVVNTPYGSNFQVAPFSPALTQPANLSFGTITAPGATTLALSSAGPALPSGASPDPRDNKKVIPLYRAGAAPTFYTLATTAIPQAGSNPTGICLTNGSSALADSFAKPERALLWALSGLPTGTTVNPVPNAAAPYLGDITTSLTPFAKPSYVTPGGLLLPYTSYVAIPAPQSQPKQICGQVNGFAPNVAPVTVAVLEPVNFAPYISSSTQVASQTPGKGVSEVSFLFPSAIHDYNDHDPCYVSDSSTGTPRGICDDNLILTTWIFGGESLIPSLSHVIGPLLPAAATAFETAATPYEVQANATLYVQVADQLAVPIYNNPPYQDCDPGDPSSSYTPVTSVKPCPIDASRLAGTPPQEIAFGSADVTLLTPSINGGSGGLIILPPASDATLATTPVQAGYITAAATVTSGQTVGFQWKLGDVIPASGGTYNLACFMVDAATQNSPIALAIGLSCQIPATIVYPPNPTTTTSPANPAIYVVTTGTINARNTSPSWGTAAVSILAATLLPLLLFRRRDVDAKRFSLFVMLLLLGGAVSLSGCGSGVGVTNIPTAAAASTYFFRASATPIKGGTILITAPFDVTVVAGN is encoded by the coding sequence ATGGCTTCGGTTCGCCAGATTTTGCTCTTTGTTGTTCTGCCGTTTTCTCTGCCTTTACTTACTGGTTCCGCTTCTGGAGAAGTAAAGAAATCATCCCCCTCCTCCTACACGGATCGACAGTGGACTCTACCCCTTGCATTCGAGCAAAATGAAGACCAGATGCCCGATGGCATTGGCTTCATCGGCCGGACGCAGCGCTATTCCGTTGGGATTGGTCGCAAAGATCTTCGCTTCTCTATACCCGGCGACCGGACCTCATCCTCCGTAGTACTAAGCCTGAAGGGAAGTGATGCAGGCGCTCCAATTGGCATCACGCCGGTACCATTTCTCACCAACTACTATCTAGGCTCCGATCCCTCAAAGTATCGTCATGGAATTAGGAACTATAGCCGAGTTGGCCTAAGTCGCGTCTATCCAGGTATCGATGCTGAATTCTACGCTGCCGGAGACGCCATCGAGCACGACTTCATCGTTGCACCTGACGCAAACGCAGACTTGATTGCCATGCAACTTCGTGGAGCATCCCGAACGACATTATCCAGTCGTGGCGAAGTGCTGATCTCCGTCGAATCGGGAGAGTTGCGCTTCAAGAAGCCAGTAGCCTATCAGGAGAGCGCAGCCGGTAAGCGCATCGAAGTGGCCGCGACATTTCTATTGGAGCAAACAATCGATGGTCAGGATTTGCGCTTCAAGTTAGGCACCTATGATCACTCTAAAAAGTTGATCATCGATCCTGTTATTGTCTACTCGTCATTCGTTGCAGGCACCGCCGGATCGACTGCAAGCGCTATCGCAACTGATCCCATCAACGGCATCTTCATTGCTGGAACGACAACTTCGGCAGCGAACACCTTTGCTCCTACTCCTGTCACCAGCACAGCTACGCCGATCACGCCTGTAGCTAACTGTGGAACAGCATCATGTGCCAATAACGCTTTCATAGCTAACTTCTCCAACAATGGGTCCGGTATAGCGCTACAGTGGATCACCTACGTTGGCGCGACTGATCCCGCCTCTACAATTGCCGTCTCTTCTATTGTCGAGAACACGGCAGGTGTTTACATTGGCGGCTACACCAATGACTCTGCAATCGCGGCCGGCCCAGCCACAACCGCCTCCAATCCAAGTACCGCGGGCGGCTACGTCGGCTACATCTCTACTCTCGCACCTACGACCGGAACACTTACTGCAACAGCGCTTGTCTATACGGATGCTGATCCCGCCAGCGCCAATAGCAACTCGGTGCAAACATTGGCTCTGGACGGCTCAGGAAGTCTTTATGCTGCTGGCACCCTCGGCTCTAAGACGACAGCGGCGCTTGTACTTACACCCTCTGCGGATGCTTTTCCTATTACACCGATAATGACAGCCCAGGTAAATGCGCCTCCGTCGCCTCAGGTGCCCTCATTACCTGGAAATGCGTATGTCCTAAGAGTGTCGACAGCTTCCTCTTTCAGCGACTCAAGTATTAATCATCTCGTCATTCCTGCCTACTTCTCCTACATTCAAAACACTTCGCAGATCAACGGGATTGCCGTCGATGCACTCGGTTCCATCTACTTAGGCGGTCAGACTCTCGGGAGCTTCAGTCTGCCGAACGCTACAGCAACCAACAGCGACACAGGCGGCACCACCTTTGACGCCTTTGAACTAACATTTCAAGATGTTACGGTCTCACCGGCAACAAGCAACTCCTCCGTAGTTACAGGGTTTAGTTGGATCGATGGAAACAAAGATGACACAGTTGCAGGGCTTGCAATCGATCTAGCAGGAAACAGCTATCTCTTCGGAAATACAGCCTCGACGAACCTTGCTACGACTGCTGGTGCTATCCAGGGCACTGGTGTCGATACGGTCGCCAACGGCTTTATTGCGCAGTTGCCTCCTGCGCAATTGGCAAGCACCCCTCCCTTGATCCCTGTGAATGGAGTGCCACCGACAGTTTTGACATACCTCGGCGGCAGTGGATCGACCGACACAATCTCTGCCGGAACGTATGCGAATGGGACCTTGTTCATCACCGGGCAGACGGATGCCCCGGCTATCACCGCTGCACCGGCAACTGCGTTTGCAGGTGTAGTTACGACAACGGGCACAAGCAGTACACCCTTCGTCCCGCAAGCTATGGTCTTCGGGATGGATGCGACCACAGTAGCTCCAGCAGGCTCTAAACGGGGCTATCTTGCCCTGCTGAACAGCACGCTGACAGCCGTAAACTATGTTGCCAACATAGGTGGCGCAGGTATCTCTGATTCTGTAGCTGGTGTCGCATTAGATAATGAATCCAACGCCTACATCGTTGCCAATATTGGCTACGACTCTGTTACCGCTTCGACCCCGCCATTTACGCCTTACACCGCCTACCAGACAATCTCGCCCGCAACGTCGTCAAACTCTTCCGCCTACTTGGCGGAGGTTGCGTCCGCGGGACTGAGCGCCAACCTCACCTTTGCTGCACTCACCCCCGGAAGTCCAATGCCGGCGACGATCGGTTTTCCCGATGCAAACAACGCCTCGACCGTCGTCTATACCTGGACCCTCACCCAGGCGCCAAGCACCACATCAGCCATCGCACCGGCGAACGTTGTCATCCAGATCCCCGCACCAAGTGACCCGGCGCTCGTCTATACCAGCGTCACCATTACAGACGTCACGAACTCCGCCGTCCCCGCCATCACCTGTCCGCTGGAACCACAAGGCGCATATTGCGTCATCCCGAGCTATCCCCAGATGACACCCGGCACAAACGACCAACTCAACCTTGTCGTCAACGCGAAGGTCGTCGCCGACCCCGCAGGTTCCACGATCACGGTAATCGCAAACCTCTTTACGGCTGCCTCCGAGTACTACAGCGCGCCTCAGGTAAGCCAGACCCTCTCGGCATTGTTGTCGATCACGCCAGGCGCCACCTTCGGCGCTAGCACGGCAAGCGCAATCAGCAATCCGACAGGCACGCAAAGTACGCAGGTCACCTACGCCTTTACAGTCGCAAACGCCGCAGGCGCAGGCGAGTCAAAGAACACGTCGTTTACCCTCGACCCCTCCGCACTCACCGCCTTACCCACTGGCCTCAATCTCTCCGTACCAACAACAACTTTGTCCGGAGTCACCAACACTCCAACCTGCACCTCAACCGGCTGCACGGGCATCGATCTTCCTGGTGGCGCCAGTCTTACCTACACAGTGGTTGGAACCTATCCAGACTCAGCCGTAAGCTCCACGTCTGCTTCGAGTCTTATCTCCTCTGCGTTTGTTGTGAGTTCCAGCGGCTATCAATCAACAGTTCCGAATCAGAGCATCACTGCAAACACAACCGTGCAGCGCAGCGTTCACCTCGCGCTGACCACCAGCTTCAGCGCTCTTCCAATTGGACAGCTTGGATATAACCTCAAGGTTCCACTGACCTACATGGTCCTGATCACCAATAGCGGACCAAGCACCTCCAGCGGCCATGATCAACTGACGCTCACCCTTCCCGCTGGATTCACCGCAACAGGCGGCGCGGAGATCACGTGCCTTACTTCCTTCACCACCTGCACCATCCCAATCATCCCTGCAGGATCAAGCGTCACATATACGCTCACGGGGTCGTTCCCCGATACCTCTGCGAACATGAGCGTCAACGGCATAGGCAGTGCAGGTCTGCAGGCAGAGAATTTCAGTGCAGCAGCAACGCTCAACCTAGGATTTGCGGTTGAAACAGGTGGACCGCCGACCGACTACATCTCGTCGAACTCCATCATGGTGCAGCGGACTGCGAACCTGACGATCAGCACGCACTCCCTCACCCCTCTTCTCACCACAGCATCGTGCAGCAGTGGCGCTCCCGGTTCATGCGTATACATGCACAATTCCGGCGACACTGCCGACCAACTCGGCTACGCCGTCACGATTGACAACGCTGGCCCGGACACTGCCACCGGAGTCATACTCACGATTGATCTCCCGATAGCGCCACCAACACCAACTCAGACACCGGCACAGCATCCCTTGCCCGTCCTCAATCCGACAAAGGCGTTCGGAACACCGGACTTTGGGACGATGCTGTCCTGCACCATTCCTGCAAGCACCAACCAGTACGTTTGTACCGGCAACATTCCAGTCGGTACATCGGTTGCCACGATTAGCGGCAGCGGAACCTTTGACTCAGCTACCGTCCCGCTGAGTACGGCAACGATCACCACTGGCAGCGCGGGGGGCACGCTCGGCAGCATCGTCATCACTGAGAATGCAAACGGCGCTCCCGCACCTCTAACTCTGCCTTCCATCGAGATCGATCGCGCCGCGCACCTTGTCATCACGAAGACTGTCACTCTTTCGGGTACGAAACCACTCTCACCCATCAACCTCGATGAGAACTCCTCCTCCACTACCTGTGGAGTCAACGACTGCTTCACCGCGGCCCTTCAGATCGCCAACACGCCGCTCAATGATGTCCCTGGCGTCACGCTAACGGACGTGCTGCCGAACTACTTCCGGTTCGTTCAGCTTCCTTCGGCAGCCGCCAACTGCACCATCGGGGGAGTTGCCCCCACCCTGGCCTATCGCACTCAGGCGTTACCCGTGGCAATGATGTGTGCCATTGGAACAGTCTCCGCAGGAAGCAGCGCCGTGCCCCCGCCAGTTCCTCCGCCCCCGTTCACGCTTACCTACACGGGCAAGTTCGTCGACAACGGCATCAACGCGGATATCACCGGAACGATGCCCTCGAAGCAGTCGCTCGTTAACCCGGTCACCTCACTGCAATCAGCCGTCGCGACCACCACGCTCGCCATAGATCCCAGTCCGTCGGCACTTCCCAACAATCACAGCGCAGCCTCCCCCATCGCCATCGAACGCCTTACCCATCTCGTTCTCCGCAAGACGCGCAACGACTCAGTAGCGACAGCCCCCTCTACCTTTGTTTTGGCCTATCCAAATCTTGATGAGAAGACGAGCGCCACACCCTTCGGTACTAACGACGAGATCGAGTATGACGTCGCTGTCGGTAACGCCGGTCCCAACATCGCTGTCGGCGTGCAGTTCACCGAGCAACTCCCGCCCTACTTCACCCTCATCAACTACTATCTGGCTTCAGGAGTCTCGCTCAATCCTGATACCGGCGCAAATATGGCTCCCGCCTCGCAGCTTCCGCACAACAATCTCCTCTGTTTCTCCGACGCGCCCGGAGGAACACCCCTCACCATGCCGTACCAGACCGGAGCCGCTGGCAAGAGCATCGTCTGCAGTTACGGCACTCCCGCTTCCGGCGCGCCAACCTCCCCGAATTACCAGTCCCTTCCGGTAGGTTCCTCCAAATCCGGTGCACCTGATAATGCGACCTCCATCGAATTTATTTACCAGGGCAAATATCAGGACAATGCTCCCGGCATAGACAATCTCGGCCTCAACGTAAGTTCAACCCAGATCACGTCCCAGCCAGGCGAATCCACGACCTCCTCGACACTTGAGGTGGATACCGATCTCGACAATAAGAGCATTCCTGTTCCTGCGTACTCCATCCAGCGAGCAGCCCACCTCACACTCGTCGGCACTCCTCGTCAGCTAACGATCGCCGAGCAGGAACTCCCAAGCCTGCCAAACATGCCTTCCATGATTGCGCAGGCGGCGCCAAGCTCCTTGCCGAACACATCTCCCGTATATAACTGCATTCGCTACAAGGTGCTCATCCAGAACAGCGGGCCCAACATCGCCCGTCAACCGCAATTGACCATCGTCAAGCCTACCGGCATCACCCTCGCCGCTGCCCCTACTGTAAGTACGACGACTCCTGACTCCTCCGTCCTGCCAGATGCTTGTGCCTACACACCTGGTGCAGCCATCGGCTCCGTCATCCCGAGCAGCGCGGGCATAGCGCCCACCTCACAGGTCGCCGGAAACACGCTTGTAGTAGATATCGATGGCTACTTCGGCTTGAACACGCTCGTAGGCAGGAATGCCCAGACAGGCTTCAATATCTCGTACTCCGGTTTGGCCGATCAGGGTGTCAGCGACACCGTCAAAACATCAACGTTCTCAGCCCTCACCGGTGGAAGTGTCACCGTCGTCAACACTCCTTACGGCAGCAACTTCCAGGTAGCGCCGTTCTCTCCAGCTCTCACGCAGCCCGCCAATCTTTCCTTTGGAACCATCACCGCTCCGGGTGCAACGACTCTGGCCCTCAGCTCCGCTGGTCCAGCCCTCCCATCTGGAGCCTCTCCCGATCCGCGCGACAACAAGAAGGTCATCCCGCTCTATCGAGCCGGCGCAGCCCCCACCTTCTACACTCTCGCAACCACGGCAATACCGCAGGCCGGTTCGAACCCCACCGGCATCTGTCTGACGAACGGCAGCTCTGCCCTCGCCGATAGCTTCGCTAAGCCGGAGCGAGCTCTTCTCTGGGCACTCTCCGGTCTCCCAACGGGCACGACAGTCAACCCGGTTCCGAACGCAGCAGCCCCGTACCTCGGCGATATCACGACCAGCCTCACTCCCTTCGCCAAGCCTTCCTACGTCACCCCAGGCGGTCTCCTCCTGCCGTATACCTCCTACGTCGCCATTCCTGCCCCGCAGAGCCAGCCGAAACAGATCTGCGGTCAGGTCAACGGCTTTGCGCCCAACGTGGCTCCTGTAACCGTTGCGGTTCTGGAGCCAGTCAACTTCGCGCCCTATATCAGCTCCAGCACACAGGTAGCCTCACAGACCCCCGGGAAGGGAGTCTCAGAGGTCTCCTTCCTCTTTCCATCCGCCATTCATGACTACAATGACCACGATCCCTGCTATGTATCCGATAGCTCCACCGGAACGCCTCGTGGTATCTGTGACGACAACCTTATCCTCACAACCTGGATCTTCGGTGGTGAGAGCCTCATCCCCAGCCTCAGCCATGTCATTGGGCCGCTTCTGCCCGCGGCCGCCACCGCCTTCGAGACAGCAGCGACGCCTTATGAGGTTCAGGCAAACGCGACCCTCTACGTGCAGGTAGCCGATCAACTCGCCGTACCGATCTACAATAACCCTCCCTATCAGGATTGCGACCCCGGTGATCCGTCCAGTTCTTACACTCCCGTCACCTCGGTCAAACCCTGTCCGATCGACGCATCCCGGCTCGCCGGAACTCCTCCTCAGGAGATAGCCTTCGGCAGCGCCGATGTAACGCTCCTCACGCCCAGCATCAACGGCGGTAGCGGCGGCCTCATCATCCTCCCTCCCGCCTCAGATGCAACCCTGGCGACAACGCCTGTTCAGGCTGGCTACATTACTGCAGCCGCAACCGTTACCTCAGGGCAGACAGTCGGCTTTCAATGGAAGCTGGGTGACGTGATCCCAGCCTCTGGTGGCACCTACAATCTCGCCTGTTTCATGGTCGACGCCGCAACCCAGAACTCTCCGATCGCCTTGGCCATCGGCCTGTCCTGCCAGATTCCGGCGACGATCGTCTATCCTCCTAACCCCACGACCACCACCTCGCCCGCGAACCCCGCAATATATGTCGTCACGACGGGTACAATCAACGCGAGGAACACAAGCCCGTCCTGGGGAACGGCTGCAGTCAGCATCTTGGCCGCAACGCTGCTCCCCCTGCTGCTCTTCCGTCGTCGCGATGTCGATGCGAAACGCTTCAGTCTGTTCGTTATGCTTCTCTTGCTCGGAGGCGCAGTTAGCCTCTCGGGTTGTGGTTCGGGTGTTGGCGTAACTAACATCCCCACCGCAGCAGCAGCGAGCACCTACTTCTTCCGTGCCTCAGCAACACCGATCAAGGGAGGCACCATACTCATCACGGCGCCCTTCGACGTAACTGTCGTTGCAGGAAACTAA
- a CDS encoding type VI secretion system Vgr family protein, translating to MPQAQAERLMKFTSPLGQDVLVIEALEGVEGISRLFDFQAELLADTGTTIDPAQLIGKNVTVEIALVDVQGSRYVNGIVAAFEQTSGDTDFDNYRVHIVPSLWQLTLSSNCRVFQSETVMAIIRAVFEPYGISMADKTEGSLQALDYCTQYFETDFNFISRLAEQHGIFYWFEHTESDNKVYFSNARTAYQDCELVSTITFAPNSGKGQDRYVSSLEEFSSTATMVTGKHSTQDYDYRSYQVHKADAQNSVSPFVNNAYERYTYPGGEEGYVKEVGKALSTPNHVAGFLTARTNASDAGAEIFHGSSSARSFASGYTFTMKDHPRDDWNRKYLLTQISHQVEQVPSYRSTGVGQRADYVNRFSAISSDTVFRPHYTTPKPVIYGPQTAMVVTASGEDIHLDKLGRVCVQFFWDRLRAANTVDNTWLRVAQPWAGSGWGTFFWPRVKDEVIVQFINGDPDNPIVVGSVYNGVNMPKYALPDMSTRSGLVTRSSKGGAAANANEIRFEDKKGSEQIYLNAEMDMDHRIENDHRRYVGGKDSLIVKGAQYDDITGDRHSNMQANLVEKIGQKADLDVGTDMNHKIGQNYSLKVGQNHGEKVGMNYAVDAGMEVYVKGGMTVVIESGMALTLKGAGGSITIDAMGVSITGTMVLINSGGAPVAGSPATLTDPGAPTAPDQADDGTKGGKM from the coding sequence ATGCCGCAAGCACAAGCCGAAAGGCTGATGAAGTTTACAAGTCCGCTGGGCCAGGATGTCTTGGTGATTGAGGCGTTGGAGGGGGTGGAGGGAATCTCCCGCCTCTTTGACTTTCAGGCAGAACTCCTCGCTGACACTGGGACGACCATTGATCCTGCGCAGCTGATCGGCAAGAACGTCACGGTCGAAATAGCACTTGTGGACGTGCAGGGAAGCCGCTACGTCAATGGTATTGTCGCTGCTTTTGAACAAACCTCGGGTGATACCGACTTCGATAACTACCGGGTCCACATCGTACCTTCCCTTTGGCAGCTAACCCTTAGCTCAAATTGCCGCGTCTTTCAGAGCGAGACGGTCATGGCCATCATTAGGGCAGTCTTCGAACCGTACGGCATCAGCATGGCAGATAAGACCGAAGGTTCGCTTCAAGCGCTCGACTACTGCACGCAATACTTTGAGACGGACTTCAACTTCATCTCGCGTCTGGCGGAGCAGCATGGCATCTTCTATTGGTTTGAACACACCGAGAGCGATAACAAGGTGTACTTCAGCAATGCCAGAACGGCCTATCAGGATTGCGAACTGGTAAGCACCATCACCTTCGCCCCAAATTCTGGCAAAGGACAGGACCGCTATGTCTCTTCGCTCGAAGAGTTTAGCTCTACCGCAACCATGGTAACCGGCAAGCATAGCACCCAGGACTACGACTATCGTTCCTATCAGGTACACAAGGCCGATGCACAGAACAGCGTAAGTCCTTTTGTAAATAATGCTTACGAACGATATACCTATCCTGGTGGAGAAGAAGGCTACGTAAAAGAAGTAGGTAAAGCGCTGTCGACCCCGAACCATGTAGCGGGATTTCTGACCGCACGCACGAATGCGAGCGATGCAGGCGCAGAGATCTTTCACGGAAGCTCCAGCGCGCGAAGCTTTGCCAGTGGCTACACCTTTACCATGAAGGACCATCCCCGCGACGACTGGAATCGCAAGTACCTACTCACGCAGATCAGCCATCAGGTCGAGCAGGTTCCATCCTATCGAAGCACCGGAGTGGGACAGCGAGCGGACTATGTCAATCGCTTCTCCGCAATATCAAGTGATACCGTCTTCCGGCCGCACTACACTACGCCAAAGCCGGTCATTTATGGTCCTCAAACAGCAATGGTAGTTACCGCCTCTGGTGAGGACATTCATCTTGATAAGCTGGGGCGTGTATGTGTTCAATTCTTCTGGGATCGCCTCCGAGCGGCCAACACGGTCGATAACACCTGGTTGCGTGTTGCCCAGCCATGGGCAGGCAGCGGGTGGGGAACCTTCTTCTGGCCTCGTGTTAAGGATGAGGTGATTGTTCAATTTATCAACGGTGATCCAGATAATCCAATCGTTGTTGGCTCTGTCTACAACGGTGTCAATATGCCCAAGTATGCATTGCCGGACATGAGCACACGCTCGGGCCTGGTCACTCGCAGCAGCAAGGGCGGTGCTGCAGCCAACGCGAATGAGATTCGCTTCGAAGATAAAAAGGGAAGCGAGCAGATCTACCTGAACGCTGAAATGGATATGGACCACCGAATCGAGAATGATCATCGACGCTATGTCGGTGGCAAGGATTCGTTAATCGTAAAAGGCGCTCAATACGACGACATCACCGGCGATCGTCACAGTAACATGCAAGCTAACCTGGTCGAGAAGATTGGCCAGAAAGCCGACCTTGATGTCGGAACAGACATGAACCATAAGATCGGTCAAAACTACTCGCTCAAGGTGGGGCAGAACCACGGCGAGAAAGTCGGGATGAATTATGCAGTTGATGCCGGCATGGAGGTTTACGTCAAGGGAGGGATGACCGTTGTCATAGAAAGTGGGATGGCCTTGACGTTAAAAGGGGCGGGCGGTTCCATCACCATCGATGCTATGGGCGTATCGATAACTGGAACAATGGTCCTGATCAATAGCGGCGGCGCACCCGTTGCCGGAAGTCCGGCGACGCTTACAGATCCTGGTGCCCCTACTGCTCCCGACCAGGCCGACGATGGTACCAAGGGCGGTAAGATGTAG